The genomic stretch gcaattTGGGGAATAAAAGGCCATTTTGGGGCGAAGAAAAGCCCCATTCGGGGGAGAAAAGCCccattttgggggagaaaagacccattttgggggagaaaagccCCATTTCGGGTCGAATCCCCCCCATTTCAGGGCAGAAACCCCCATTTTGGGGTAGAAAAGCcccattttgggggaaaaagccccattttgggggagaaaagccccattttgggggagaaaagacccattttgggggagaaaagacCCATTTCGGGTCGAATCCCCCCCATTTCAGGGCAGAAACCCCCATTTTGGGGTAGAAAAGCCCCATTTTGGGGAAAAAGGCCCCATTTTGGGGTAGAAAAGCCCCATTTTGGGGTAGAAAAGCCCCGTTTTGGGATAGAAAAGCCCCGTTTTGGGGTCTCACCATGGGCTTGTCATAGAAAGGGAAGCCCTGCATGGCAGAAAAGCCCCATTTTGGGTAGAAAAAGCCccgttttggggagaaaagccCCCATTTCAGGGCAGGAACCCCCATTTTGGGTTAGAAAAGCCCCGTTTTGGGGTCGAAAAGCCTCATTTTGGGGTAGAAAAGCCccattttgggggagaaaagccccgttttgggggagaaaagccCCCATTTCAGGGCAGGAAACCCCCATTTTGGGTTAGAAAAGCCCCGTTTTGGGGTCGAAAAGCCTCATTTTGGGGTAGAAAAGCCccattttgggggagaaaagccccgttttgggggagaaaagccCCCATTTCAGGGCAGGAACCCCCATTTTGGGGTAGAAAAGCCCCGTTTTGGGGTAGAAAAGCCccattttgggggagaaaagccTCGTTTTGGGGGAGAAAGGCCCCCATTTCAGGGCAGGAACCCCCATTTTGGGTTAGAAAAGTCCCGTTTTGGGGTAGAAAAGCCCCATTTTGGGGTAGAAAAGCCccattttgggggagaaaagccccattttggggtctcaCCATGAGCTTGTCGTAGAAGGGGAAGCCCTGCATGGCAGAAAAGCCCCATTTTAGGGTAAAAAAAGCCCCGCTTTGGGGTCTCACCATGGGCTTGTCATAGAAAGGGAAGCCCTGCATGGCAGAAAAGCCCCATTTTGGGGTAGAAAAGCCCCgtttggggggagaaaaagccCCCATTTCAGGGCAGGAACCCCCATTTTGGGGTAGAAAAGCCCCGCTTTGGGGTCTCACCATGGGCTTGTCGTAGAAGGGGAAGCCCTGCATGGAGCGCAGCGCGTTGGTGGCGCTGCCCATCTCCTTGAAGATGACGAAGGCCTGCCCCCTCATCTTCAGGCTGCGGGACACCAGGATGTCCAGGATCTGCCCGAACTGCGAGAAGATGGCGTACAGCGACTTCTTCAGCTCTGCAATTATGGGATGGGCGGCGCCGCGTTAAAGGGGGAGGGGCTGGgaccccctccccacaccccccacgCCCCCTTCACGGCGTGGCCTGAAGGTTTGCGGGGTGTATTTGGGGGTTTTATGGGGGCTCTGAGTGGGACTTTGTGGGCATCGGGGTACTCAGTGGGAATCGGTGTCACCTATGAGACCCCCCCGGGTCacccaatgggatccaatgTCACCCACACGTCCCCCATGGGCCCCCCCAGGTCTCTTATGGGGACCCAATGTCACCCCTGGGCCCCCCCCAggtcacccaatgggacccaatgtCACCCCTGGGCCCCCCAGGTCCCCCCCAGGTCCCCTATTGAGACCCAATGTCACCCCTGGGCCCTTACTGGAATCCCATGGTCCCATACTGAGGTCTGTGTCCCCTCCAGGTCCCATTCTGGGATCCCACAGTCCCATACTGggatcccccccacccccatgcCCCATACCGGGATCCCATGTCCCCCCCAGTCCCCATACTGGGATCCCACAGTCCCATACTGGGATCtgtgccccccccagcccccataCTGggatctcccccccccccggccccctccccgcccctcaCCATCCTTCTTGATCTTCTCGTTCAGGTTATTGATGTAAATGGTGTGGTTGGGACGCGCCTCCTGCACCGCCATTGCTCTGCGCTGGGGAGCGGCCACGAAAGGGTTAACCCCTCCCCgtggccccgccccctttccGTGTGGCCCCGCCCCCCAACATCCGggtccttcccccccccccccaaggccTCCGGGCGGGGAAACCCCCCGAGGAGTCCCCAAATCCCGAATTTTCCCCCCCAGAACCCTCTGAGCCGTTCCGGAAGTCCCTCCCGAAGCTCTGAACCCCTCCGGATCCCCCAAAACTCCGCGATTTTCACCCAAAATCCGCCCCCCGCCCTCCCCGGACCTCCTCAGCCCTCACCGCCTCCTCTTCGCTCGCGCCTCGCGCGTTGTGCCCGCCCTCCGCCTCTGCCGTCCAATCCCCAGGCGGCCTTCTCGCTACTCGGCCAATAGAAAGCGCTTCTGGCGCTGTGCCCGCCCCGCAATCCTCCTGCGCCCAATCCCAACGCCGTTCATCTCGCCTATCAGCCAATGGGAAGCGCTCATCTCTCGTCCCCGCCCCTTTCCTCCGGTTCCCTCAGCGTGAAACCGGAAGGGGCGGGCATTCGGGCGGAAGTGTGCTTTCTCGCCGCCGTCCGCCATTCCTCGACGCTGGCAGTGAACGTTCCGCTCCCGctccctccgccgccgccccccccgctcccgccgctgccgcccccCCCGAAAATGGGACCTCCGTGCGGCCCTGGAGCGGACGGCGGCGGAGGTGGAGGACGGCGGCATCCGGGAGCTGCTGAGGAGGCGGCGGGATAGGTGAGGGGCACGGAGCGCCGTGGGAGGCCTtggcgggggagggggggttccGTTTCCGGGTGGGAACGGGGCCGTGCCGAAAGGTTCCGGGGAACTTTGGTTCCGGGGGTGAtgggagggatttggggttcCCACTGCTGGAGGGGGAGGGTCGTCCTGTTGAGGGGGGTCCCtcctatttggggggggggggggtctgttCTATTTGGGGGGGTCCCTTCTATTTCAGCTGGGTGTCCTTTGGGGTGGGTCCCTtcaatttgggggggggtctcatCCATTGGGGAGTCCCCTTTTATTTGAAGGGGGGTCTCTCctatctgggggggggggggggggttcatcCACTGGGGGGTCTCATCCGTTGGGGTATCCTCTCCTAATCGGGGGAGGTCCCCAtttatttggggggggtcccatccAT from Gallus gallus isolate bGalGal1 unplaced genomic scaffold, bGalGal1.mat.broiler.GRCg7b scaffold_144, whole genome shotgun sequence encodes the following:
- the LOC121108975 gene encoding LOW QUALITY PROTEIN: U1 small nuclear ribonucleoprotein A-like (The sequence of the model RefSeq protein was modified relative to this genomic sequence to represent the inferred CDS: inserted 1 base in 1 codon) — translated: MAVQEARPNHTIYINNLNEKIKKDELKKSLYAIFSQFGQILDILVSRSLKMRGQAFVIFKEMGSATNALRSMQGFPFYDKPMRIQYAXTDSDIIAKMKGTFVERDRKREKRKPKGSDAPPPKKNPPPGAAAPVRKAQSSH